GGCCCTTCTCGCCTTTCCACCTCCACGCATGTGAGTGAAAAGAACAACCGTGTGTGAAAAATACCTGAAAACAGCAGAAGTGCTCAGACATCATAAGCTGAaacgagaaaaggaagaaaggggggtTCCATTCAAAGCCTCTCCATCCGCCATCATACAGCAGACGAGCTCAAACTCCGCTCTGCACCCGGCCCCCTCTTCCACGGCCTGTCGCAGGCCCATTGCGTCGCGCGAAGCTGGGCGagacacgcgccacagcaatgcgccggCCCAGCCACCCCGAcacggcccctgccccactccacacccaccccacgCCCCCACATCGCGCCGGCACCCCGCCCACCATACGGGTGGCGCAAACATGCTCCTagtcgcaggccgctccgatgcagcgccgtccaggacccggccgccgacatcagcagcgatacaccgcCCTGACATCCCTGCGTCGTGGGCGCTGGACCCcttgtcaccaccagaagcggCGCGGCATTGGGCaaggagagggcgggggcTGCCgggcttccccacagagagaggggaggtgggggtgggtgccGGATCCTGGGAGACCGCGCGCGGGGGTGGGCCCTTCATcaggggaaaaaaggaagaagtGAAAATAAAAGGAAAGTGCTTGAAAACGGTCAAAGgcacgcggctgctgcacactTTCCCTTTTGCTCGTACGCGAGGGTGGGTGCTTGTCACTCTGTTTGTTGGCGTAGGTGCggtgaaaaggggaaaggggcgCGCGGCATTCCTCACCCTTTCACACATAGCACTTGCCGCAACTCGGTGACCACCTCTACGAGGTCGTCCTGAGCAGCCAGGACAGCGTCAATGCTCTTGTAAGCGGCGGGTGTCTCGTCCAGTACGCCGATGTCTTTGCGGCACTCGATGCCCAGAGTAGCAGTTTCATGGTCCGCCAGAGTGAACCGCCGGCGCGCCTCGCCGCGGCTGTAGCGCCGCCCAGCACCGTGCGAGCAGGAGCAGTAGCTTGCCGCGTTGCCCTTTCCTCGTACAATGTAGCTGCAGGCCCCCATGGACCCAGGAATCACGGCGAGTTCACCCATACGCGCAGAAGTAGCGCCCTTGCGAGTAAGCCACACATCTTGCTCGCGGAACGTCTCCTGGCCTGGTGTGCTCGCGGCATGGTCCTCTTGTCGCTGTTCTCGAATGGGAATACGAATGCGCTCCACGTAGTTGTGGTGGCAATTCACGGCTGCTTGCACCGTTGTGAATGGGGTTACGATGCACTCTCGCATGGCTGCCAGTACAGCGTCGAGCATAAGTTGGCGATTCCACCACGCGTACGTCTGAGCCCACTCCACCGCAAAGGTGTAGTCGCTGAAGTGCGCCGTGCCTTCGTCGAGGTAGGCGAGGTCGGCATCAGGGAGGTGAATCATGCGCGCCTCCATGTCTTTCTTTGCCAGTCCAATGAAGACAGACCCAATGCGGTTGCCCACACCGCGCGAGCCGGAGTGCAGCATCACCCACACGTGcttgtgcggctgctggtCGTCGAGGCACAGTTCAATAAAATGGTTTCCGGTGCCGAGTGTGCCTAGGTGGTTGAGGTTATTTGTATTCTCCACCTGTGCGTATCGGCGACACAGCTCCTGAAAGTCGTCAGCGAGGTGCTTCTTCCACACCTGCTGCACGTTCGCTGGAACACCATTGCGCCAGCTGCCGGCGTCCGCGGCGCTACAACCTCCATGAGTGCGTCCATGTGGCACCGCCAGCTCAATTGACAGTCGCAGGTCTTCCAGTGTGTTCGGAAGATCCTCTGCAGTGAGGGAGGTCTCCACGGCGATCATGCCGCACCCAATGTCCACACCGACACACGCCGGTATTATCGCGTGCACGGTGGGCAAGACCAACCCGACGGTGCACCCGATCCCCGCGTGCACGTCTGGCATGACGGCCACAGGTGCTGGAATGATGTGCGGGCTCATGCGAGATATGCGATGGAGCTGCTCGTTCGCGGttcgctccacctccacacCTTTGCACCACACTCGAACTTCGACGGCACTCGAAGGATCACTGATCACCTCGTACTTCGAATGAGTCCCGGATGCGCCGCGAGCAGCAAGCGGTACATCTACATGATGACGCCGCCCTTCATGCAGGTTGGAGGCACACAAAGAGAGCCGGCGGAGAAGACCTGCGTCGTCCCCCTCGGTAATacgtcgtcgctgcaggaATCGCGACAGTATTCTCATCATCGTGTGTTTGGCATGTGGGTCTATGTGGAGGAACGCACCTTCGTAAATGAAAGCAAAGCATCTGCGATCTGAATGGTTTACCGTGCGCCACCCAACTTATTTTCCGtagagagcagagaagggaggagcaAAGAGAAATCTGCAACACACTTAGCGCCCACAGCTCGCGTTCCAGCGCATGCACATTGTCCCTAAAGAgtggcacaggcacagatGAAAGgtaaggcagagagagagccaaaggaaaaggcaaaggCAATTGAAAAAAATGAACGCAGGCTACTTCAGTGTGAATGaagctgccgcgctgcccccacgccctctccccctaaTCCTGCGCATCACGCGGTACGTTTGTGCTCTGCTCCTGTGTGTTTTCTTGGAAGACTAGAGCGGAGAAAGCATGTCAGTCGTGTTCGCTGCACCCCTCGCGCACagtgtctctcctcctcctcgcatCCGGAGAGAATGAGCAGGGCAGcagtagaaaaaaaaaaagctgcgTCCTCTGGCTAGCATTGTGCGTGCCGGTGAGGGATATACGCATCCCATCTTTGCGCCTGGCTCATACAAAATAGAATGCGGGCGTTACCAGACCTCTGATTCGTGTCTTCGTGGCTTTTGCCTCATCgttgcatctctctctgttaAGCGGCTGCATTGTAGGGCGTTTCTTTGGTTTAACATGCCCCTTTTCTCCTATGCAAAACAAGCTCAAACTCCGCTCTGCACCCGGCCCCCTCTTCCACGGCCTGTCGCAGGCCCATTGCGTCGCGCGAAGCTGGGCGagacacgcgccacagcaatgcgccggCCCAGCCACCCCGAcacggcccctgccccaCTCCACGCCCACCCCACGCCCCCACATCGCGCCGGCACCCCGCCCACCATACGGGTGGCGCAAACATGCTCCTggtcgcaggccgctccgatgcagcgccgtccaggacccggccgccgacatcagcagcgatacaccgcCCTGACATCCCTGCGTCGTGGGCGCTGGAccccctgtcaccaccagaagcggcgcggcactgggcagggagaggggaggctgtcgggcttccccacagagaagggaggggggatgggtGCCGAACCCTGGGAGACCGCGCGCGGGGGTGTGGCTTGACACCGGAGTACAGCGGTGCTTgcaatgaaaaaaaaagccgcTCACGGGGGAGCGCTGAAAGCATTGCGGGAtgggcaaaggaaaaaagagtcAGACTGCCGCCCATCGTCACCAGCACCAACAGCTCCGGCGAGCATGAAGCCTATTGCGGTCCTGCAGAGGGACTGCGGTGTAG
The window above is part of the Leishmania panamensis strain MHOM/PA/94/PSC-1 chromosome 33 sequence genome. Proteins encoded here:
- a CDS encoding tRNA-splicing ligase, putative (TriTrypDB/GeneDB-style sysID: LpmP.33.0580), producing the protein MIAVETSLTAEDLPNTLEDLRLSIELAVPHGRTHGGCSAADAGSWRNGVPANVQQVWKKHLADDFQELCRRYAQVENTNNLNHLGTLGTGNHFIELCLDDQQPHKHVWVMLHSGSRGVGNRIGSVFIGLAKKDMEARMIHLPDADLAYLDEGTAHFSDYTFAVEWAQTYAWWNRQLMLDAVLAAMRECIVTPFTTVQAAVNCHHNYVERIRIPIREQRQEDHAASTPGQETFREQDVWLTRKGATSARMGELAVIPGSMGACSYIVRGKGNAASYCSCSHGAGRRYSRGEARRRFTLADHETATLGIECRKDIGVLDETPAAYKSIDAVLAAQDDLVEVVTELRQVLCVKG